Proteins from a genomic interval of Oncorhynchus nerka isolate Pitt River linkage group LG13, Oner_Uvic_2.0, whole genome shotgun sequence:
- the LOC115140143 gene encoding pleckstrin homology domain-containing family A member 2-like isoform X3 encodes MPYVDRQNRVCGFLDIEEKEGSNRFQRRYFILDTQGNTLLWYMDNPQNLPSGANAVGSLQLTYISKVSEATGKQKPKTEFCFVINAVSRRYFLQANDAADLRDWVIALNKATKITVPKARPLQPRTEVSMVTGEAGGKRQAYKTEIIGGVVVHTPMYQNEGEEMEVGDRKVNAVGSRPGVLRCGYCVKQGNMRKSWKRRFFMLDNNSVSYYKCETVRSYPVSPLSSHKEPLRAVLLRDIQKVHECLVKSGDLLMRDNLFEIITSSRVFYIQTDTPEDMQGWIRDIEGKIQDFRGPGKSSAFTRASSSLYCHGNSSHQPSVVRGRQGDDKRPPLVKSCSVAPGWQPWTPVPQREAPALGILDKDGPFSSLLPSLSSLSLSTSSSLSSLPTPTPQGVSAPASGVGVPVCPGPIAPGPSSSRRRHRSQPQPTTDRSFPFSLDHDGIRTTDV; translated from the exons ATGCCGTACGTGGACAGACAGAACCGTGTCTGTGGCTTTCTAGACATCGAGGAGAAAGAGGGCAGCAACCGCTTCCAGAGACGCTATTTTATACTGGACACACAGGGCAACACACTGCTGTGGTACATGGACAACCCCCAg AACCTGCCCAGTGGAGCGAACGCAGTCGGGAGTCTGCAGCTGACATATATCTCCAAG GTGAGCGAGGCCACGGGGAAACAGAAGCCCAAGACTGAGTTCTGCTTTG TGATCAATGCAGTATCTCGGCGGTATTTCCTCCAAGCCAACGATGCTGCAGACCTCAGAGACTGGGTCATTGCTCTCAACAAAGCCACCAAGATCACT GTCCCGAAAGCTAGACCTCTCCAGCCAAGGACAGAGGTTTCTATGGTAACCGGTGAGGCAGGGGGTAAGAGGCAGGCCTATAAGACTGAGATCATCGGAGGAGTGGTGGTGCACACCCCCATGTACCAG aatgagggggaggagatggaggtaggggacaggaagGTCAACGCTGTAGGCAGTAGACCAGGCGTGCTGAGGTGTGGCTACTGTGTCAAACAGGGTAACATG AGGAAAAGCTGGAAAAGGCGTTTCTTCATGCTGGACAACAATTCTGTCAGTTACTACAAGTGTGAGACGGTGAGGTCatatcctgtctctcctctctcctct CATAAGGAGCCGCTAAGAGCGGTTCTTCTGAGAGACATTCAGAAGGTCCATGAATGTCTGGTCAAATCTGG GGACCTGCTGATGAGGGATAACCTGTTTGAGATTATCACCAGCTCTAGGGTTTTCTACATCCAG ACAGACACTCCAGAGGACATGCAGGGCTGGATCAGAGACATTGAGGGGAAGATACAGGACTTCAGAGGCCCGGGCAAG AGCTCTGCATTCACAcgtgcctcctcctctctgtatTGCCATGGTAACTCCTCCCACCAACCCTCTGTTGTCCGTGGTCGTCAGGGAGATGACAAGAGACCCCCTTTAGTGAAGTCATGTTCCGTGGCCCCGGGGTGGCAGCCCTGGACCCCCGTACCCCAAAGAGAGGCTCCCGCACTGGGCATACTAGATAAGGACGGTCCCTTTAGCTCTCTGCtgcccagcctctcctctctctctctttccacctcctcATCTTtatcctccctccccactcccacCCCACAGGGGGTCTCAGCTCCAGCCAGTGGTGTGGGGGTCCCAGTCTGCCCAGGCCCCATAGCCCCAGGCCCCTCCAGCAGCCGGAGGAGACACCGCTCTCAGCCTCAGCCCACCACAGACCGCAGCTTCCCTTTCAGCCTGGACCATGATGGCATCCGCACCACCGACGTCTag
- the LOC115140143 gene encoding pleckstrin homology domain-containing family A member 2-like isoform X2, giving the protein MPESDVVAGSSMPYVDRQNRVCGFLDIEEKEGSNRFQRRYFILDTQGNTLLWYMDNPQNLPSGANAVGSLQLTYISKVSEATGKQKPKTEFCFVINAVSRRYFLQANDAADLRDWVIALNKATKITVPKARPLQPRTEVSMVTGEAGGKRQAYKTEIIGGVVVHTPMYQNEGEEMEVGDRKVNAVGSRPGVLRCGYCVKQGNMRKSWKRRFFMLDNNSVSYYKCETHKEPLRAVLLRDIQKVHECLVKSGDLLMRDNLFEIITSSRVFYIQTDTPEDMQGWIRDIEGKIQDFRGPGKSSAFTRASSSLYCHGNSSHQPSVVRGRQGDDKRPPLVKSCSVAPGWQPWTPVPQREAPALGILDKDGPFSSLLPSLSSLSLSTSSSLSSLPTPTPQGVSAPASGVGVPVCPGPIAPGPSSSRRRHRSQPQPTTDRSFPFSLDHDGIRTTDV; this is encoded by the exons ATGCCAGAGAG TGATGTGGTAGCAGGCAGCAGTATGCCGTACGTGGACAGACAGAACCGTGTCTGTGGCTTTCTAGACATCGAGGAGAAAGAGGGCAGCAACCGCTTCCAGAGACGCTATTTTATACTGGACACACAGGGCAACACACTGCTGTGGTACATGGACAACCCCCAg AACCTGCCCAGTGGAGCGAACGCAGTCGGGAGTCTGCAGCTGACATATATCTCCAAG GTGAGCGAGGCCACGGGGAAACAGAAGCCCAAGACTGAGTTCTGCTTTG TGATCAATGCAGTATCTCGGCGGTATTTCCTCCAAGCCAACGATGCTGCAGACCTCAGAGACTGGGTCATTGCTCTCAACAAAGCCACCAAGATCACT GTCCCGAAAGCTAGACCTCTCCAGCCAAGGACAGAGGTTTCTATGGTAACCGGTGAGGCAGGGGGTAAGAGGCAGGCCTATAAGACTGAGATCATCGGAGGAGTGGTGGTGCACACCCCCATGTACCAG aatgagggggaggagatggaggtaggggacaggaagGTCAACGCTGTAGGCAGTAGACCAGGCGTGCTGAGGTGTGGCTACTGTGTCAAACAGGGTAACATG AGGAAAAGCTGGAAAAGGCGTTTCTTCATGCTGGACAACAATTCTGTCAGTTACTACAAGTGTGAGACG CATAAGGAGCCGCTAAGAGCGGTTCTTCTGAGAGACATTCAGAAGGTCCATGAATGTCTGGTCAAATCTGG GGACCTGCTGATGAGGGATAACCTGTTTGAGATTATCACCAGCTCTAGGGTTTTCTACATCCAG ACAGACACTCCAGAGGACATGCAGGGCTGGATCAGAGACATTGAGGGGAAGATACAGGACTTCAGAGGCCCGGGCAAG AGCTCTGCATTCACAcgtgcctcctcctctctgtatTGCCATGGTAACTCCTCCCACCAACCCTCTGTTGTCCGTGGTCGTCAGGGAGATGACAAGAGACCCCCTTTAGTGAAGTCATGTTCCGTGGCCCCGGGGTGGCAGCCCTGGACCCCCGTACCCCAAAGAGAGGCTCCCGCACTGGGCATACTAGATAAGGACGGTCCCTTTAGCTCTCTGCtgcccagcctctcctctctctctctttccacctcctcATCTTtatcctccctccccactcccacCCCACAGGGGGTCTCAGCTCCAGCCAGTGGTGTGGGGGTCCCAGTCTGCCCAGGCCCCATAGCCCCAGGCCCCTCCAGCAGCCGGAGGAGACACCGCTCTCAGCCTCAGCCCACCACAGACCGCAGCTTCCCTTTCAGCCTGGACCATGATGGCATCCGCACCACCGACGTCTag
- the LOC115140143 gene encoding pleckstrin homology domain-containing family A member 2-like isoform X1 — protein MPESDVVAGSSMPYVDRQNRVCGFLDIEEKEGSNRFQRRYFILDTQGNTLLWYMDNPQNLPSGANAVGSLQLTYISKVSEATGKQKPKTEFCFVINAVSRRYFLQANDAADLRDWVIALNKATKITVPKARPLQPRTEVSMVTGEAGGKRQAYKTEIIGGVVVHTPMYQNEGEEMEVGDRKVNAVGSRPGVLRCGYCVKQGNMRKSWKRRFFMLDNNSVSYYKCETVRSYPVSPLSSHKEPLRAVLLRDIQKVHECLVKSGDLLMRDNLFEIITSSRVFYIQTDTPEDMQGWIRDIEGKIQDFRGPGKSSAFTRASSSLYCHGNSSHQPSVVRGRQGDDKRPPLVKSCSVAPGWQPWTPVPQREAPALGILDKDGPFSSLLPSLSSLSLSTSSSLSSLPTPTPQGVSAPASGVGVPVCPGPIAPGPSSSRRRHRSQPQPTTDRSFPFSLDHDGIRTTDV, from the exons ATGCCAGAGAG TGATGTGGTAGCAGGCAGCAGTATGCCGTACGTGGACAGACAGAACCGTGTCTGTGGCTTTCTAGACATCGAGGAGAAAGAGGGCAGCAACCGCTTCCAGAGACGCTATTTTATACTGGACACACAGGGCAACACACTGCTGTGGTACATGGACAACCCCCAg AACCTGCCCAGTGGAGCGAACGCAGTCGGGAGTCTGCAGCTGACATATATCTCCAAG GTGAGCGAGGCCACGGGGAAACAGAAGCCCAAGACTGAGTTCTGCTTTG TGATCAATGCAGTATCTCGGCGGTATTTCCTCCAAGCCAACGATGCTGCAGACCTCAGAGACTGGGTCATTGCTCTCAACAAAGCCACCAAGATCACT GTCCCGAAAGCTAGACCTCTCCAGCCAAGGACAGAGGTTTCTATGGTAACCGGTGAGGCAGGGGGTAAGAGGCAGGCCTATAAGACTGAGATCATCGGAGGAGTGGTGGTGCACACCCCCATGTACCAG aatgagggggaggagatggaggtaggggacaggaagGTCAACGCTGTAGGCAGTAGACCAGGCGTGCTGAGGTGTGGCTACTGTGTCAAACAGGGTAACATG AGGAAAAGCTGGAAAAGGCGTTTCTTCATGCTGGACAACAATTCTGTCAGTTACTACAAGTGTGAGACGGTGAGGTCatatcctgtctctcctctctcctct CATAAGGAGCCGCTAAGAGCGGTTCTTCTGAGAGACATTCAGAAGGTCCATGAATGTCTGGTCAAATCTGG GGACCTGCTGATGAGGGATAACCTGTTTGAGATTATCACCAGCTCTAGGGTTTTCTACATCCAG ACAGACACTCCAGAGGACATGCAGGGCTGGATCAGAGACATTGAGGGGAAGATACAGGACTTCAGAGGCCCGGGCAAG AGCTCTGCATTCACAcgtgcctcctcctctctgtatTGCCATGGTAACTCCTCCCACCAACCCTCTGTTGTCCGTGGTCGTCAGGGAGATGACAAGAGACCCCCTTTAGTGAAGTCATGTTCCGTGGCCCCGGGGTGGCAGCCCTGGACCCCCGTACCCCAAAGAGAGGCTCCCGCACTGGGCATACTAGATAAGGACGGTCCCTTTAGCTCTCTGCtgcccagcctctcctctctctctctttccacctcctcATCTTtatcctccctccccactcccacCCCACAGGGGGTCTCAGCTCCAGCCAGTGGTGTGGGGGTCCCAGTCTGCCCAGGCCCCATAGCCCCAGGCCCCTCCAGCAGCCGGAGGAGACACCGCTCTCAGCCTCAGCCCACCACAGACCGCAGCTTCCCTTTCAGCCTGGACCATGATGGCATCCGCACCACCGACGTCTag